One segment of Trichlorobacter ammonificans DNA contains the following:
- the cas7c gene encoding type I-C CRISPR-associated protein Cas7/Csd2, whose product MSLTKKIDFAVVFKVVNANPNGDPLNGNRPRTIYEGNGEVSDVCIKRKIRNRLMEAGKPIFVQSDDSKNDSHPSLKSRADAVLSGIKAPDDIAKRACETWFDVRTFGQLFAFKATGSKKGKAKEGEESGDDKGVSIGIRGPVSIQSAFSKSPVSLTSTQITKSVSSEGDGTKRGSDTMGMKHRVDRGIYTFYGSMNPQLAVKTGFSDDDADAIKAVLPKLFENDASSARPEGSMEVLKVVWWEHTGSKNGLASSAKVHRSLTVNDDGEISFEPGKGPSDAVENWPKPVVIDGH is encoded by the coding sequence AAGAAAATTGATTTTGCCGTGGTCTTCAAAGTCGTCAACGCCAATCCTAATGGTGATCCTCTCAATGGTAATCGCCCCCGTACCATCTACGAGGGTAACGGCGAAGTTTCGGATGTCTGCATCAAGCGTAAGATTCGCAACAGATTGATGGAAGCGGGTAAGCCAATCTTTGTGCAGTCGGACGACAGCAAGAATGACAGCCATCCAAGCCTGAAATCCCGTGCCGATGCCGTGCTGAGTGGCATCAAGGCACCGGATGATATAGCGAAAAGAGCTTGTGAAACCTGGTTCGACGTTCGAACGTTCGGGCAGCTTTTCGCGTTCAAAGCTACCGGCAGCAAGAAAGGCAAGGCAAAGGAGGGTGAGGAGTCAGGTGACGATAAGGGCGTTTCCATCGGTATTCGCGGCCCGGTCAGCATACAGTCGGCATTCAGTAAGTCACCGGTCAGTCTTACGAGTACCCAGATTACCAAGAGCGTTAGCAGTGAAGGAGATGGCACCAAGCGTGGTTCCGATACTATGGGGATGAAGCACCGTGTGGATCGGGGCATTTATACATTCTACGGCAGTATGAACCCTCAACTGGCCGTCAAGACTGGGTTCAGCGACGATGACGCCGATGCCATCAAAGCTGTATTGCCGAAGTTGTTTGAAAACGATGCCTCATCAGCCCGTCCCGAAGGGAGTATGGAAGTGCTAAAAGTTGTCTGGTGGGAGCATACCGGTAGTAAGAACGGTCTGGCATCATCAGCCAAGGTGCATCGCAGCCTTACGGTTAATGACGACGGCGAAATATCCTTCGAGCCGGGTAAAGGGCCGAGTGATGCGGTAGAAAACTGGCCTAAGCCTGTTGTTATTGACGGACATTGA
- the cas4 gene encoding CRISPR-associated protein Cas4: MTQDTSDPIPISALEHYAYCPRQCALIHVEQVWSENLYTMRGRDVHERVHDESSHEISGVRQERGLPLWCRKLNLTGKGDLVEFNGDVPYPVEYKSGRRRRGTPETLQLCAQALCLEEMFGVPVERGAIFWHASRERREILFTDTMREQVKRVTHEVREMLEQRITPPPVNDQRCEHCSLRESCLPDVVADKRRSSKAARELFEI; the protein is encoded by the coding sequence ATGACTCAAGACACATCCGACCCCATCCCCATCTCGGCCCTGGAGCATTATGCCTACTGCCCGCGCCAGTGCGCCCTTATCCACGTTGAGCAGGTGTGGAGTGAAAACCTCTACACCATGCGCGGTCGTGACGTGCATGAACGGGTGCATGATGAGTCGAGCCATGAAATCAGTGGCGTGCGTCAGGAACGTGGTTTGCCGCTCTGGTGCCGCAAGCTGAACCTGACCGGTAAGGGGGACCTTGTTGAGTTCAACGGCGATGTGCCCTATCCGGTGGAGTACAAATCGGGCCGCCGCAGGCGGGGCACGCCGGAGACTCTCCAACTTTGTGCCCAGGCGCTTTGTCTGGAGGAGATGTTCGGTGTGCCGGTGGAGCGGGGGGCCATCTTCTGGCATGCCTCTCGAGAACGCCGGGAGATTCTCTTCACAGATACCATGCGCGAGCAGGTGAAACGGGTGACGCACGAGGTGCGGGAGATGCTGGAGCAGCGCATCACCCCACCGCCGGTGAACGACCAGCGGTGCGAGCATTGTTCGCTGCGCGAGTCATGTCTTCCCGACGTGGTGGCCGATAAGCGCAGAAGCAGCAAAGCCGCACGGGAGTTGTTTGAAATTTGA
- the cas1c gene encoding type I-C CRISPR-associated endonuclease Cas1c: MKQLLNTLYVMTQGAYLSLDHETVRVEIGGELKMQMPLHHLGSIVTMGNVMISPFFLAKCADDGRAVVILDRNGRYKCRMVGKTGGNVLLRQAQYQAGQDAVQTTTLAAAMTAGKVKNARNVLMRSARETSQVVEEKRLRTAADVQADVLFRLKSPRDTDHVRGLEGEAAAAYFDVFSLMMKPSERDCLPMNGRNRRPPLDPVNALISFLYTLLLNDCISALEGVGLDPQMGFLHVPRPGRPSLALDLMEEFRSFMADRLAVTLINRKQVTIEHFEPRPGGAVYLNEKGRREVVAAYQKRKQEEAAHPLVSEKSPIGLLPFLQARLLARHLRGDLETYVPYVHQ; encoded by the coding sequence ATGAAACAACTTCTCAATACTTTGTATGTCATGACCCAGGGGGCTTACCTGTCGCTTGATCACGAAACCGTGCGGGTTGAGATAGGCGGAGAACTGAAGATGCAGATGCCGCTGCATCATTTAGGCTCCATTGTTACCATGGGCAACGTCATGATCAGCCCGTTTTTTTTAGCAAAGTGCGCCGACGATGGCCGGGCGGTGGTGATCCTGGACCGCAACGGTCGCTACAAGTGTCGCATGGTAGGTAAAACCGGCGGCAATGTGCTGCTGCGGCAGGCACAGTATCAAGCTGGACAGGATGCAGTGCAAACCACCACCCTTGCCGCTGCCATGACCGCCGGTAAGGTGAAGAATGCCCGCAACGTCCTGATGCGGAGCGCTCGTGAAACCAGCCAGGTTGTTGAGGAAAAACGTCTGCGTACGGCTGCCGATGTTCAGGCGGATGTTCTCTTTCGTCTGAAGAGCCCCCGTGACACCGACCATGTACGTGGGCTGGAAGGAGAGGCGGCGGCAGCCTATTTTGACGTCTTCTCTCTGATGATGAAACCGAGCGAGCGGGACTGCCTGCCCATGAACGGGCGTAATCGCCGCCCACCATTAGACCCGGTCAATGCCCTGATTTCTTTCCTTTATACGCTGCTGTTGAACGACTGCATCAGTGCTCTGGAGGGCGTGGGGCTTGATCCGCAGATGGGATTTCTGCATGTTCCTCGGCCCGGCAGGCCATCACTGGCGCTGGATTTGATGGAGGAGTTCCGCTCCTTCATGGCCGACCGGTTAGCTGTGACCCTGATCAATCGCAAACAGGTAACGATAGAACACTTCGAGCCCCGGCCCGGTGGGGCGGTGTATTTGAACGAAAAGGGACGTCGGGAAGTGGTGGCTGCCTATCAGAAGCGGAAGCAGGAGGAAGCGGCCCATCCGTTAGTGTCGGAAAAGAGCCCCATCGGCCTGTTGCCGTTTCTTCAGGCTCGCCTGCTGGCCCGTCACCTGCGAGGAGATCTGGAAACGTATGTACCGTATGTGCATCAGTAG
- the cas2 gene encoding CRISPR-associated endonuclease Cas2: MWVVVCYDVNTETREGRRRLRRVAQICKNYGQRVQKSVFECQVDEMKFEQLRKKLLKEIKLELDNLRLYRLTEPREKRVEQYGAVRTVFFDEETLVV, encoded by the coding sequence ATGTGGGTCGTTGTCTGTTATGACGTCAATACCGAAACCAGAGAGGGGCGACGACGTCTGCGCCGGGTGGCCCAGATATGCAAAAATTACGGTCAACGGGTGCAGAAGTCGGTGTTTGAATGCCAAGTCGATGAGATGAAGTTTGAACAGCTCAGGAAAAAGCTGCTTAAAGAGATTAAGCTGGAGCTGGACAATCTGCGACTGTACCGTCTGACTGAACCGCGGGAGAAGCGGGTGGAACAGTACGGGGCGGTCAGAACGGTCTTTTTTGACGAGGAAACCTTGGTGGTATGA